In Numidum massiliense, a single genomic region encodes these proteins:
- a CDS encoding AbrB/MazE/SpoVT family DNA-binding domain-containing protein, whose protein sequence is MMKSTGIVRKVDELGRVVIPIELRRTMGIGEKDALEIYVDKDRVILKRYEPSCVFCGNADRTVNFKNKIVCSDCIAQLPAPVAQE, encoded by the coding sequence GTGATGAAGTCAACGGGGATTGTGCGCAAAGTAGATGAATTGGGACGTGTGGTGATCCCGATCGAACTACGCCGGACAATGGGGATCGGCGAAAAAGATGCATTGGAAATTTATGTGGACAAAGATCGCGTCATTTTAAAGCGGTACGAGCCTTCCTGTGTTTTTTGCGGTAACGCCGATCGCACGGTAAACTTTAAAAATAAAATTGTGTGCAGCGATTGTATCGCCCAATTGCCGGCGCCAGTTGCCCAAGAATAA